The DNA region CTGGAATTTTTAGTGAACCACAACGATATGGATTGTTTCTTGAAGCTATCTATGGAAAACCTATCTCTTTTCCACACACTAATCCAAATAAAGTTTCTGGTGATTTTTATTCTAACAGAAAAGGAACCGTCGATACTTTAGGATATTTCGTAAGAACTTTCGGAAATGAAAATGAATACTTATTAAGTACTTATGCATTCAGAAATGCCGATAAACCTAAATTATCAGGCGAAAATTACTCTATTTTAATTGAATATGTTTTTAAATCAAATTTTGGTTTAGGTTTTAGTATTAATCAAAATAAGTATAATTTAGAAAATCTTTCCATCGATAAATTTCAAGGAAATTTACTTCTTAACATTTACAGCGTTTTAAATCCAGAAAAAGCTTTATCCGTCCAGGAAAGAACTAATTTAGAAATACTTTCTCCTTATTTACAATTCGATATTCGAAATTATTTTATTTTAAATACTGCATCTATAAACTTTTCATATCACTTTTTGAAATCTTCTAATTTTGATCCATATATTAGAATTCATGGTGGATATGGTAGTAAATCGAATTCTCAACCTACAATAATACAATATGGTCTTTCTCTTGGTTCTAGATATTTCATCAGTGATAACTTCTATTTAATGAGCGACATTCAGTTTAACAAGTCTGACGCTATTTATGATGCAAGTAGTTTCTTTGGAAATGGTGGTGGGCAAACTATCAGATGGTCAATAAATGAAGTAAATGTCCGTTTTGGAACCGGTCTTAATGTATGGTAGCAGGACTACGCATAACAGCGGGGAAACGCTGCGCTTCGGCACTTACGGCCTCGCTTGGGCTACGCCACATTCCTCTCCGTCACGCTTCTCGCTCTGCAAGAAGACGCGCCGACGCTAACGCCCCTGCGAGGCTCAGCTACGAGGAACGTCGTCTCCCCTAGTTCGTTATACGCAAGCCAGAAAAATCTTTCCTTAGATAAAAAACTTCGAGAAAAGTCAGAAATACAGTCAAATATATGTATTGACATACATACGATTATTACGTAGAATTCAATTGTGGAGTTTGAATGGGATTCTAAGAAAAATCAGGAGAATTTAGAGAAACACGGGGTTGACTTTTATACTGCACAACTTGCGTTTCTTGATAAAAATAGAATCATATCAAAAGATATATTGCATACGACTGAATCTGAAGAACGGTTCTTTTGTTTCGGTTTAATTCCAGACGGAATTATTACTGTGCGATTTACATTAAGAGGAAAGAATATCAGAATCTTTGGTGCTGGGTTCTGGAGAGAGGGAAAAAAACTGTATGAAAAAGAAAACAATTTACACTAATACTACTAATAACATCTCGAAAGCTATCAATTCTTCTCTAGTTATTGATGATTTCTTACCTCCTCCTGATAAGTTAATTATAAAAGAAGATAACTCAAAAGTAACAATATTACTTAGTAAAAAAAGTATTAGCTTTTTTAAAGATCAGTCTAAAAAATCCGGTGTACCGTATCAATCTATGATCAAAAAGGTTTTAGA from Leptospira terpstrae serovar Hualin str. LT 11-33 = ATCC 700639 includes:
- a CDS encoding BrnT family toxin, whose protein sequence is MEFEWDSKKNQENLEKHGVDFYTAQLAFLDKNRIISKDILHTTESEERFFCFGLIPDGIITVRFTLRGKNIRIFGAGFWREGKKLYEKENNLH
- a CDS encoding CopG family transcriptional regulator, yielding MKKKTIYTNTTNNISKAINSSLVIDDFLPPPDKLIIKEDNSKVTILLSKKSISFFKDQSKKSGVPYQSMIKKVLDLYADKFAHK